From a region of the Spelaeicoccus albus genome:
- a CDS encoding 4-hydroxythreonine-4-phosphate dehydrogenase PdxA, with protein sequence MTPRQPRIALTFGDPAGVGGELAATLLASPEVYAGTDVLAVASADEVDRASRHANVSPEFADRIGAGRPVLADPGRRDPLPDVLGRVGEDTGRWALDGLRHALKLVRAGEADGICFTPLNKTSLHLAGMREHDELRWFARQLEFTGVTSELNVLDKLWTARVTSHIALADVPDKITADAVAATVTMLDESLRDADIEHPRIGVAALNPHAGENGSFGRQEIDEIEPGVRAARESGIDVAGPFPSDTVFLKARAGAFDGVVTMYHDQGQIAMKMMGFDKGVTVQGGLPIPIATPAHGSAFDIAGTGKANPQATFNAFRLAATMAARRMTQSAHK encoded by the coding sequence ATGACCCCCCGGCAGCCGCGCATCGCGCTCACGTTTGGCGACCCGGCCGGCGTCGGGGGCGAACTCGCCGCAACGCTATTGGCATCGCCGGAGGTTTACGCCGGTACCGACGTACTTGCCGTCGCTTCCGCCGATGAGGTTGATCGTGCTTCTCGGCACGCGAACGTCTCCCCCGAGTTCGCCGACCGGATTGGTGCCGGCCGGCCCGTCCTAGCCGATCCGGGCCGACGGGATCCGCTGCCCGACGTCCTTGGACGAGTGGGCGAGGACACCGGCCGCTGGGCCCTCGACGGATTGCGGCATGCGCTGAAGCTGGTGCGGGCCGGCGAGGCCGACGGAATCTGCTTCACTCCGCTGAATAAGACGTCGCTGCATTTGGCCGGAATGCGCGAGCACGACGAGCTTCGCTGGTTCGCCCGCCAACTGGAGTTCACCGGAGTGACATCCGAATTGAACGTGCTTGACAAGCTTTGGACTGCCCGGGTCACATCGCATATCGCGTTGGCCGACGTACCGGACAAAATCACGGCCGACGCCGTAGCCGCCACCGTCACCATGCTTGACGAATCTCTGCGGGACGCCGACATCGAGCATCCTCGGATCGGCGTGGCCGCGCTCAATCCGCATGCCGGCGAGAACGGCAGTTTCGGCCGGCAGGAAATCGACGAGATCGAACCGGGCGTGCGTGCCGCGCGCGAGTCGGGCATCGACGTCGCCGGGCCTTTCCCGTCGGACACGGTATTCCTCAAGGCTCGCGCCGGCGCGTTCGACGGCGTCGTCACCATGTACCACGACCAGGGGCAGATCGCCATGAAAATGATGGGTTTCGACAAGGGCGTCACCGTCCAAGGCGGGCTGCCCATTCCCATTGCCACGCCGGCACACGGCTCGGCGTTCGACATTGCGGGAACCGGAAAAGCAAACCCCCAAGCAACTTTCAATGCCTTCAGGCTCGCCGCCACGATGGCGGCCCGCCGCATGACGCAATCAGCGCACAAATAA
- a CDS encoding Bug family tripartite tricarboxylate transporter substrate binding protein, whose amino-acid sequence MSTQKFRHLRIVGAAGTALVLALTVAGCSTKTSSSGDKADTWKPSGQVHMVVPFSPGGGSDIFGRAVASGIQDNSSAKVTTENHEGGSGAVGYSFIRSKKGNGQYLLAAETSLIALPMTTKLGYTWKSFTPLMQLANDNNLLMVPADSKLKNLKDVVALAKKGKFRMGVSGTSSPDALVANLFQDESKVKFRKVVVQSGGEMVTQLLGGSLDGGILNPGEAGEQIKAGKLRAIGVFSDERLKGSLSDIPTAKEQGIDVSFGQWRGIFGPPDMTDAQIKYWTGVLKKYSESADYKKYVKQNDLVSDVKEPAAFKKYLSSYADQVKQALPSGS is encoded by the coding sequence ATGTCCACGCAGAAATTCAGGCACCTGCGCATCGTCGGCGCCGCCGGCACAGCGCTGGTGCTCGCACTCACCGTCGCCGGCTGCTCGACGAAGACCAGCTCCTCCGGCGACAAGGCCGATACGTGGAAACCCAGCGGGCAAGTGCACATGGTCGTGCCCTTCTCGCCGGGCGGAGGCAGCGACATCTTCGGCCGCGCGGTCGCAAGCGGCATCCAGGACAACTCCTCGGCCAAGGTCACGACGGAAAACCACGAAGGCGGGTCCGGAGCGGTCGGCTACTCGTTCATCCGGTCCAAGAAGGGGAACGGGCAATATCTCCTTGCCGCGGAGACGTCGCTGATCGCGTTGCCGATGACGACCAAGCTCGGCTACACGTGGAAGTCGTTCACGCCGCTCATGCAGCTCGCCAATGACAACAATCTGCTCATGGTGCCGGCCGATTCGAAACTGAAAAACCTGAAAGACGTCGTTGCCCTCGCCAAGAAGGGCAAATTCCGCATGGGCGTCTCCGGCACGTCGAGCCCCGATGCGCTGGTGGCGAATCTTTTCCAAGACGAGTCGAAGGTGAAGTTCCGCAAGGTAGTCGTGCAATCCGGTGGTGAAATGGTCACGCAGCTCCTCGGAGGCAGCCTCGACGGCGGCATCTTGAATCCCGGAGAGGCGGGCGAGCAGATCAAGGCCGGCAAGCTGCGGGCGATCGGCGTCTTTTCCGACGAGCGCTTGAAGGGATCGCTGTCGGACATCCCCACGGCGAAAGAGCAGGGAATCGACGTGTCCTTTGGTCAGTGGCGCGGAATCTTCGGGCCGCCGGATATGACTGACGCCCAGATCAAATATTGGACGGGCGTGCTGAAAAAGTACTCGGAGTCGGCTGATTACAAGAAGTACGTGAAGCAAAACGATCTCGTCTCCGACGTCAAGGAACCCGCGGCGTTCAAGAAATACCTGAGCAGCTACGCCGACCAGGTGAAACAAGCGCTCCCGAGCGGCTCGTAG
- a CDS encoding tripartite tricarboxylate transporter TctB family protein — protein MRYLTSVSKPDLIGACITIAIGAFVAAWSPTYGLRTGQVIGPGFVPFAFGVAMAVFGIAAVVGAVIRARREAMADRPAAAERASSGAVVEAPDGGAASEIREASAADADGVRIGGDAEESTAPTWRKAGIVFIVALAAVALTPVLGIAVAFGLAAVAMLCFIDRERWWLSIIVSAGVMILLYLLFADFLKIPIPIGPWGF, from the coding sequence ATGCGCTATCTCACGTCCGTCTCGAAGCCCGATTTGATCGGTGCATGCATCACGATCGCGATCGGCGCGTTCGTAGCAGCGTGGTCACCGACGTACGGACTGCGCACCGGCCAGGTCATCGGACCCGGGTTCGTGCCGTTCGCGTTCGGAGTGGCGATGGCGGTCTTTGGCATCGCCGCGGTGGTCGGTGCGGTCATTCGGGCGCGCCGAGAAGCGATGGCCGACCGCCCCGCGGCGGCGGAGCGTGCGTCGTCCGGCGCTGTCGTCGAGGCTCCGGACGGCGGGGCGGCTTCCGAAATCAGGGAGGCTTCGGCCGCCGATGCGGACGGCGTCCGCATCGGCGGCGATGCCGAGGAAAGCACTGCCCCGACATGGCGCAAGGCCGGCATCGTGTTCATCGTTGCACTCGCGGCCGTCGCGCTCACCCCGGTGCTGGGCATCGCCGTCGCTTTCGGACTGGCAGCCGTCGCCATGCTGTGTTTCATCGACCGGGAGCGCTGGTGGCTCTCGATCATCGTCAGCGCCGGCGTGATGATTCTGCTCTACCTGCTGTTCGCCGATTTCTTGAAGATCCCGATCCCGATTGGACCGTGGGGATTTTAA